A genomic window from Mesosutterella faecium includes:
- the mpl gene encoding UDP-N-acetylmuramate:L-alanyl-gamma-D-glutamyl-meso-diaminopimelate ligase encodes MHIHILGICGTFMGGVAQLAAQAGHTVTGCDAGVYPPMSDQLREAGIRLYEGYGADQLAVKPDLWVIGNAISRGNPLLEAILDAGLPYTSGPQWISEHILQGRHVLTVAGTHGKTTTSSILAWMLESAGKKPGFLIGGVPGNFGHSARLSPQSPYFVIEGDEYDTCFFDKRSKFVHYRPKTAVLNNLEYDHADIFDSVEAIEKSFHHLVRTMASNALIVANGRSETLKKVIGMGCWSRLEWFDDPSGWTISEDGEVALRGESLGVLHSPLLGRHNALNTLAALAAARSAGVSPREALEAMPQFAGVKRRLEVKGTEHGVVVIDDFAHHPTAIRETIAALRGRMGRGSGRLIAILEPRSNTMKMGTLRAQLPGSLSDADQVYCYAGPAVRWDVAEALAPLGEKAHVYHDLEPLVREAVAWSKPGDRMLVMSNGGFGGIHGRLLAALKARESAK; translated from the coding sequence ATGCACATCCACATCCTCGGCATCTGCGGAACCTTCATGGGCGGCGTGGCGCAGCTCGCCGCACAGGCCGGCCACACCGTGACCGGCTGCGACGCAGGCGTCTATCCCCCGATGAGCGATCAGCTCAGGGAGGCGGGCATCCGCCTCTACGAAGGCTACGGCGCGGATCAGCTCGCCGTAAAGCCCGACCTCTGGGTGATCGGAAACGCCATCTCGCGCGGCAACCCGCTGCTCGAGGCGATCCTGGACGCGGGGCTGCCCTACACCTCGGGGCCGCAGTGGATCAGCGAGCACATCCTGCAGGGACGGCACGTGCTCACCGTGGCGGGCACCCACGGCAAGACCACGACGAGCTCGATCCTCGCCTGGATGCTGGAGTCGGCCGGAAAGAAGCCCGGGTTTCTGATCGGCGGAGTGCCCGGCAATTTCGGGCACAGCGCCCGGCTCAGCCCGCAGAGCCCCTATTTCGTCATCGAGGGCGACGAGTACGACACCTGCTTTTTCGACAAGCGCAGCAAGTTCGTCCACTACAGGCCGAAGACCGCGGTCCTCAACAACCTCGAGTACGACCACGCGGACATCTTCGACAGCGTCGAGGCGATCGAAAAGAGCTTCCACCACCTCGTGCGCACCATGGCCTCCAACGCGCTCATCGTGGCCAACGGCCGCTCCGAGACCCTGAAGAAGGTGATCGGCATGGGCTGCTGGAGCCGCCTCGAGTGGTTTGACGATCCCTCCGGGTGGACGATTTCCGAGGACGGGGAGGTGGCCCTGCGCGGCGAGAGCCTCGGGGTGCTGCACTCGCCGCTGCTCGGGCGGCACAACGCGCTCAATACGCTCGCGGCCCTTGCCGCGGCGCGCAGCGCCGGCGTCTCGCCGCGCGAGGCGCTCGAGGCGATGCCGCAGTTCGCCGGGGTGAAGCGCCGGCTCGAGGTGAAGGGCACGGAGCACGGGGTCGTCGTGATCGATGACTTCGCGCATCACCCGACCGCCATCCGCGAGACGATCGCCGCGCTCAGGGGACGGATGGGCCGGGGCTCGGGGCGCCTCATCGCGATCCTCGAGCCGCGCTCGAACACGATGAAGATGGGGACGCTGCGCGCGCAGCTGCCGGGGTCGCTCTCCGACGCGGACCAGGTCTACTGCTACGCGGGGCCCGCCGTGCGCTGGGACGTGGCCGAGGCGCTCGCGCCGCTCGGAGAGAAGGCGCACGTGTACCACGACCTCGAGCCCCTCGTGCGGGAGGCGGTCGCCTGGTCAAAGCCCGGCGACCGGATGCTTGTGATGAGCAACGGCGGGTTCGGCGGCATCCACGGCCGGCTTCTGGCCGCGCTCAAGGCCCGGGAGAGCGCGAAGTGA